From the Microbacterium thalassium genome, one window contains:
- the leuA gene encoding 2-isopropylmalate synthase codes for MQNFQQPSGMPVHKYRPYHEQISVELPDRTWPARRITQAPRWCAVDLRDGNQALIDPMSPERKRVMFDLLVSMGYKEIEVGFPSASQTDFDFVRQLIEDDVIPDDVTIQVLTQSREHLIERTYESIRGAKRAIVHLYNSTSILQRDVVFRTDKQGIIDIALEGARLCRRFETRVPETKVFYEYSPESYTGTELEFAVDVCNQVLDILEPTPDRKVIINLPATVEMATPNVYADSIEWMNRHLNHRENVILSLHPHNDRGTAVAAAELGYMAGADRIEGCLFGNGERTGNVDLVALGVNLLTQGIDPQVDFSDIDQIKRTVEYCNQLPVPERSPWAGDLVFTAFSGSHQDAIKKGFESMEARAAVEGVSVDELEWAVPYLPIDPKDLGRSYEAVIRVNSQSGKGGVAYLLKTDHALDLPRKLQIEFSGVVQAKTDADGGEVTSDQIWSIFTDEYLPSQVDDDRWGRFELLSTRTQSDMSGDVQLDVALRDGDDRVSASGHGNGPVAAFLEVLRAHGFDVTVYDYVEHALSAGGDAQAAAYVELQVDGERLWGVGIDGDISTASLKAIVSGVNRAIRTRERTPELAAV; via the coding sequence ATGCAGAACTTCCAGCAGCCCTCGGGCATGCCGGTCCACAAGTACCGTCCGTATCACGAGCAGATCTCGGTCGAGCTGCCCGACCGCACGTGGCCCGCGCGCCGCATCACCCAGGCGCCGCGCTGGTGCGCCGTCGACCTGCGCGACGGCAACCAGGCGCTCATCGATCCGATGAGCCCCGAGCGCAAGCGGGTCATGTTCGATCTGCTGGTGAGCATGGGCTACAAGGAGATCGAGGTCGGGTTCCCCTCGGCGAGCCAGACGGACTTCGATTTCGTCCGTCAGCTCATCGAGGACGACGTCATCCCCGACGACGTCACGATCCAGGTGCTGACGCAGTCGCGCGAGCACCTGATCGAGCGCACGTACGAGTCGATCCGCGGCGCCAAGCGTGCGATCGTCCACCTGTACAACTCCACGAGCATCCTGCAGCGCGACGTCGTGTTCCGCACCGACAAGCAGGGCATCATCGACATCGCGCTCGAGGGCGCCCGCCTGTGCCGCCGGTTCGAGACGCGCGTGCCCGAGACGAAGGTCTTCTACGAGTACTCGCCCGAGAGCTACACCGGCACCGAGCTGGAGTTCGCCGTCGACGTGTGCAACCAGGTGCTGGACATCCTGGAGCCCACGCCCGACCGCAAGGTGATCATCAACCTGCCGGCGACGGTCGAGATGGCGACGCCGAACGTGTACGCCGATTCGATCGAGTGGATGAACCGGCACCTGAACCACCGCGAGAACGTCATCCTGTCGCTGCATCCGCACAACGACCGCGGCACCGCGGTCGCTGCCGCCGAGCTCGGCTACATGGCCGGCGCCGACCGCATCGAGGGATGCCTGTTCGGCAACGGCGAGCGCACCGGCAACGTCGACCTGGTCGCCCTGGGCGTGAACCTGCTGACGCAGGGGATCGACCCGCAGGTCGACTTCAGCGACATCGACCAGATCAAGCGCACCGTCGAGTACTGCAACCAGCTGCCGGTCCCCGAGCGCAGCCCGTGGGCGGGCGACCTCGTCTTCACGGCGTTCAGCGGCTCGCACCAGGACGCCATCAAGAAGGGCTTCGAGTCGATGGAGGCCCGGGCCGCCGTCGAGGGCGTCTCGGTCGACGAGCTCGAGTGGGCCGTGCCGTACCTGCCGATCGACCCCAAGGACCTGGGGCGCTCGTACGAGGCGGTCATCCGGGTCAACTCGCAGTCCGGCAAGGGCGGCGTCGCCTACCTGCTGAAGACCGACCACGCGCTGGACCTGCCGCGGAAGCTCCAGATCGAGTTCTCGGGCGTCGTGCAGGCCAAGACGGATGCCGACGGCGGCGAGGTCACGAGCGACCAGATCTGGTCGATCTTCACCGACGAGTACCTGCCGTCGCAGGTCGACGACGACCGCTGGGGCCGGTTCGAGCTGCTGTCGACGCGCACGCAGAGCGACATGTCCGGCGACGTGCAGCTGGACGTCGCGCTGCGCGACGGGGACGACCGCGTCTCGGCGTCCGGGCACGGCAACGGCCCGGTGGCGGCCTTCCTCGAAGTCCTCCGCGCGCACGGGTTCGACGTGACGGTGTACGACTACGTCGAGCACGCGCTCAGCGCCGGCGGCGACGCCCAGGCGGCCGCGTACGTCGAACTGCAGGTCGACGGCGAGCGCCTGTGGGGCGTGGGCATCGACGGCGACATCTCGACCGCGTCGCTCAAGGCGATCGTGTCGGGCGTCAACCGCGCGATCCGCACGCGCGAGCGCACGCCCGAGCTGGCCGCCGTCTGA